GGCTTTTAAATTGGGAATCTATTTTGGAGGAGTTTAAAATTGTTCATCAAATTCTAGAACTAATTCTAATAGAAAAGCCCCTTATTACTGTTTGGAAAACTTACTACTACTTATTTTAGACTTGCACAGGGACCAAACAAGtaaaattctgtgtttttccattgaacagtttttttttactaatttccCAGTGAAGCTAATAATAAATGAGTTATGTAAATAGATTTCCAAATAACATCATTGTCCTATAATGATCCTTTTCATTGTAATAAAGAAATGTTTACAGTTAATGGGAACCACCTATATATTTTGGATACTGTTGTATATAAATCTATTCCCTTCCAAAGGTGGGACACATACCCTGGTGCCAACTGAAGCTTTTGGACCTGGACTTACGCAGATTGCTCTGGTCAGCACCATGTACTTCAAAAGTACGTGGAAAACAAAATTCTCCTTCACGGACACACAGACCTTGCCATTCATCAGCAACGATGGATCTGTGGTTAAAGTTCCCATGATGCATCAAACTGCTGATGTCAACTATGGTAAGacttttaacaaatatttcagCATTTTAAAGACTAAACTTGAGGGTATAAAGAGAAGCAAAGACACAGATCGACAGAATGAGTACAAAGAAAGTATTTTTATGAGGACATATAGCTGAGAAAGACAAGCACGCAGAAAAGCATCCACAGgcaaattatacatttcagaGGCGAGGGTATCTGGAGTCCATTTTCCTGAAAAACTtaccttataaaaaaaagtgggaTTCACTGCTGTCACCTAAACACTACTACCgtaaaatgagaaaaagaacACACCTTCCCTTccagatttcttctatttttttgcaaatttgtcatacttaaatgtttcagcccttacaaaaaaatactgcagtttttctgaagtaatactgcagttttttggacatgaaaaaactgcaatactgcacttttactgcacatttactgcatttgtacttcactgtactgcagtattactgcacatttactgcacttttttttatatattgcaaactTACAGTTGTagttcaatgtactgcagctttattgcatttatacttccgtacaaaaataactgcagtacaactgcagtacagtgaagtacaaatgcagtaaaactgcagtaaatgtgcagtaatactgcagtaaaagtgcagtattgcagttttttcatgtccaaaaaactgcagtattacttcagaaaaaactgcagtatttttttcggAAGGGAGATCAtctaactaattttaatattagaaaaaGATAACCCAAAttaacacaaaatgcattttttaaataattgcatttatagaaggaaaaaatagcTATCCGACccgaagtaaaaataaaaaaaaaaaaaaagtaatccccCTTTAGTTACTAAATTAACTatttaaccaaatgtaattgaaaattgagttcaatttcactagagCACCCAGGCGTGATTACTGACGgtcctgttgaatctaaacatcatgTACacagaacctgtcttgcaaagtgaagtaggctaaaaggtctcaaaaatcAGCTCATGATCGTAATCTAAGGAAATTCAAGAAAAGAtcagaaacaaagtcattgttAACTAAGTTGAATGGTCTGAAACaattaaatgtaacaaataagcaaaaacatttccacttaggggtgtactcacttttgttgccaaggtttagacattaatgcctgtgtgttgagttattttgaggggacagcaaatttacactgttatacaggctgtacactcactaccttacattgtagcagagtgtcatttcagtgttgtcacatgaaaataaataataaaatatttacaaaagtgtgaggggtgtactcacttttgtgagatagtGTACATGCCCAGTACTTTCATTGGCTGCTATGGAGATACTTTATAACCGGTCACCTTTaatccataatccccatattctttaatgtttttaaaaatacactgtATCGAACAAAAGCCATTCTTGTATGTGTTTTAAGGTCAGTTTTACACCCCGTCCGCGGAGAGGTATACAGTTGTTGAACTGCCTTACCTTGGGAACACAGTCAGCATGTTTGTTGTGCGTCCAACggataaaaatacacaattgtCGTGCATTGAATCAAACCTGACGTCAAAAAGTATTGCGTTGTGGACTAGCAGCATGAAGCGGATCAAAATGGACATCTTCTTGCCCAGGTAAACTCTCAGATTGGCAGGTATCTGATGTCATTTGGGTGGCCAAACAAGGCATCCTCTTAGATGCCAAATGGACAGAGAAATGGCTGCTCAATAGTCACAGCGATCAACCTGTAGCAACTCAGTAACATTAATAAAACTCTGATTACTGCTTGTAAGTAGGGATTCTTCTTTAGTATTTGAAAGAGGGGGTTATAACAGGTTGGGGGGAGGGTGTTATGTACTATCAcgcattcattttattcttttgacATGCTGGAAACCTGATATTACAATCGATCAGCTGCCAGCATGTAgggattatttttttggttacaaatgaaatttttttttttacatttgtctcagtctgcatagataaaacatgtttactgtaatataatgtagaatatatattttaagaaataaactGTACCCTGAATCAGGGTAACAGGAAACAGGAATTATATTAGTGGCCATGGGAAGTGCCGCAAGTGATCAAAATAAGGGCACCATAATTCTGGTCAAGGACACTAGTTCAGTTGTACATGCTGGCTCCTATGGCAGTTCATGCCTGActtaatgggagttgtagtccacagcagctgccatgtaacatttaaaaacagtgTAAGCTCTTTCAGCAGAGTCCTCCTTACCTTATGTTTCTTGTTATGCATgacttatgtcctgtttatccattgtacagcgctgcagaatatgccgatatatatatatatgtcaatgGCTTAACCTTACCTTGGCTTTCAGGTTCAAACTACAAAGCTACAGTGATTTAAGGATGGTTTTGCCATCCCTTGGAGTCTCTGACCTGTTTGATCCAGCAAAAGCTAATTTTAACGGAATTTCAGGTAATTGATTTTCACATTCACTTTTagatatttttggaaattgCCACGATAACCAGTAAATTGCATGAGAGCTTGCAACTTATCTTTTAGAACAAGACAGTCTGTACATATCCCAAGCCATCCATAAAGCAGAGATTGAAGTGGCAGAAGGGGGCACGAGGGCATCAGGCGTCACAGGTAAGTGGTAGCGTGTGCTGTGCCATTGTTTGTATTCAGGAGCACATTACGCACCCAATGTCTGAGAACGTTCAAGGTGTGTGCAAGAGCCTCCAGGACCCGCCACCGATTACAAGGCATTAGGTCAGCATTTCATCTATGTTGGGAATCGGCGTTTTTGCTCTGCCCAGCGCCAACCTCAATTCCTGTATATTGGTGGTGGAAGCCCTACTACTGTCTATCATTAACCACAAGGAGCAGGAAGAGAAAACATTCAGGGGACCGGTCCTGAGGACTTCCCAGGTATAGCCCATTAGTCGAAAGACTTTCTGATACAACTACTAGCACGTGTGGTTTTAATTACAGTAATTAAACCGTTAGAGACCCTAGACAAAAACCTCTGACTTGCAGtatgcttttaatattttaatatccatGTTACCTTGTTATTTGTATAACCATGACAGCTTCTGCCATTCTTGTTCTTGTTTTACTAGCTATGGTGTTGCTGAAACGATCCAGAATGCCCGTGTTTAAAGCAGACaggccatttttctttttcttaagaCAAGCCAGCTCAGGTACTGTATCAACACGCTTTCAATTAACATCGGAGACTCAATAAGAACGCATATCATTTACCTCTGGTATTTTACTAACTGAGTCCACTCGAGTCTGTCTCTATAATTTGGTATTAATGAAGGAGGGAAGAAACTAAATACAGTTAGTGGTGAGACATATTATCTATATATTGCAGCTTTCCTTCCCCAGTCatggttttattttcatatattaccccctGGTCTGCAGTTAGAAGATGTTAATTGGGGaaatacaacataaaacatacCTTTCTTCAGTGTTGCACCAGATTGTACAGTAcagcagttaaccccttcatgacaagggGTTACACCACAAAGACTCAATCTTGTCtgtttaatcattcacacacacatgctaaccccttatgctcacaaacaccttaGAGCAACACACAGTCTACACttatgtacacacatgctaacaccatacacaaatacacacactttaTGCAGACACTATGCTAATGAAATACTATAACATACACAACACCATACACGCTAATGCAGATGCACATACTATCCACTTACATACACTAATtctggcactacaatacagtagacattACCGattctggcactatacatttacacacagacTCCcccactatacatatacattcatacacagaCCGACTCCcccactatacatatacattcatacacagaCCGACtccactatacatatacattcatacacagaCCGACTCCcccactatacatatacattcatacacactgaCTCAGACATAACAgtataaacacacactcacagattAACTCCAGCGCCATACATATGCACTGACGCTACggtgtatacacatacatacacttacacccCCCAACTCAGAGACCTGCCACAATGCTGCCTATCTTCTGCCATTGTGAATCCAGCCCCCTATGCTTTTCTGTGAGGGGGTGGTGAAACGGGGTCACTTGTTATGGTTTCTAGTCAAGCCCTGACTTTAGCGATCAATATGATTTCTCTGTTcccatttattgatttattttatttactttacagGTTCTGTACTGTTTATTGGAAGAGTTACCAATCCATTAGATTAAATCTTAGCAGCGATTCCCCTGGTAGGGACCTGGAATGATCATCAGTACagaagtatatttattataacctGCGTATGGACTATAAAAGGAGGGGTAATGCTATATGATGCATCCTCTTCAAAGTCTTTTGTTGTACAGATGTGTTAATGAAAtactttttacatattaaatgaGTGGCGCTTTTTTATATCGCTTGAAGTCTGAATTTGTTCAAGTACAAAGTTACACTCTGTTTTTAAGTCTTGTTTTAAATTGAGATCAAGTAATGACAAATTATATTAATTCCCAAAATAACCTACTGAGTACACATTCTACATAAGTATGGGCAGGGGTTTGATTGACAGACCCGTCTAAACTtatttggtgacaaaggtgGTTGAAAATGCACGGTTTGCAATTAAACTCCGTGACTAATCCCCAAATAAATCTAGATTCTGGACTTTGCTGATAAAAGCTAGAATAAAATCAATAGAAAATAACTTCAACGTGATTCACAGAAGTGACTTCCATAATTACATGTTAAACTAGTAAagacctaaaaataaaacaaaaatccagaataacacacacccaaGGAAATTAAGCGCATGGTGAAATGCCGGAATAACTTACTGGCACATGCGCAGAAGGCAAATATACAGAATACCAGGGACATCGTAACCATTCCAATACCAACATAGACAGCAGCATTAAAGAAAGGACTGAAGTTAATAATGAATCCATATCCAGTGATTGGCTCAGAACATAAGCCCAAAGAACCCGAATCCATCCAACGCATTTTCAATCTCgcaaaaaaaagcattccaaaatagCCAACACTGGGGGGAAACAAATCAAGAATTCGAATAAGCATTCACTCCCTTTTTTCTAGAGAACTCCCACTTACTCGCGTAAAAAGCAGTTAAAGCAGCCGAAAAATTCAAGATGTTATTCCTGCGAGTAACTGACTGAAAGCCTTGTGTGACAATGTCTGACTTCCTAGGCTCACCAACACTAAAACTCAGGATAGAATCATAATAGACAGCAACCTCAATAGTCCACAGGTGAAAGACAATGTTAAGG
This sequence is a window from Spea bombifrons isolate aSpeBom1 chromosome 2, aSpeBom1.2.pri, whole genome shotgun sequence. Protein-coding genes within it:
- the SERPINE3 gene encoding serpin E3 — encoded protein: MQSRDIDPFNYTAKKDVYGEIQASQTSNRRIIAAFTMPPVCLILFLVGSCCLGKGCCNTYDKLRELNTEFAIRLYQKLVETKNRTNLVVSPSSVASSLGLLQFGAQGNTFTQMENALGYDVHDENVQNFMQDIHTELTNSSHDTVIHLAYALFVQTGTPLSPRFLEYAARWANSGIQLANFREHNRTVMQINQWVTSKTGGGTHTLVPTEAFGPGLTQIALVSTMYFKSTWKTKFSFTDTQTLPFISNDGSVVKVPMMHQTADVNYGQFYTPSAERYTVVELPYLGNTVSMFVVRPTDKNTQLSCIESNLTSKSIALWTSSMKRIKMDIFLPRFKLQSYSDLRMVLPSLGVSDLFDPAKANFNGISEQDSLYISQAIHKAEIEVAEGGTRASGVTAMVLLKRSRMPVFKADRPFFFFLRQASSGSVLFIGRVTNPLD